GCCTCGGGGCAGGTGGTCGAGGAGACTGCGGTCGCCTTGATCGAGCAGGAGATGAACGGCATCGACAACCTGCTCTACATGGAGTCGAGTTCAGAGCAAAACCGCGGCACGATCACGCTGACCTTCAAGGCCGGCACCAATCTCGATCTCGCCTCGGTCGAGACACAGAACCGCATCAAGCGCGCCGAGGCGCGTCTGCCCGAGGAGGTGCGGCGGCTGGGCGTGACGGTGGCCAAATCGGCGCGCAATTTCTTGATGATCATCTCGATCTTCTCGCCCGATAAGTCGCTCGACAACATCGCCCTGGGCAGCTTCGCGGCGGCGAACGTGTTGGAGAGCATCCGCCGCACACCGGGGGTGGGCGAGGCGATCCTGTTCGGCACCGAATATTCGATGCGCATCTGGCTCAAGCCCGATCGGCTCCAGGCCTTCAATCTCACCCCGGCGGATGTCGCCCGTGCGGTGCGCGCGCAGAACGTACAGCTCGCTACCGGAGAACTGGGCGCGATTCCCGCGCTGCCGGGACAGGAAATCGCTGCGCCGATCGTCATGAAAAGCCGCTTGGCCAGCCCCGAAGAATTCGGCGCGATCATCGTCAAGTCCGATGCCCGCGGCGCATTGGTGCGTGTCAAGGACGTCGCGCGGGTGGAATTGGGCGCGGAGGATTATTCGGTGGCGGCGCGCGTCGATGGTCAGCCGAACGCGGCGATCGCCGTGCGCATGGCCCCCGGCGCAAACGCTCTGGAGACCGCCAAGGCAGTACGCGCGACGATGACCAATCTCGCGCAGTATTTCCCCAAGGGGATCGACTGGCTGGTGCCGTATGACACCTCGACCTTCGTCGAGATCTCGATTCGCGAGGTGGTCAAAACCCTCGTCGAGGCGATGATCCTCGTCGTGCTCGTGATGTATCTGTTTTTGGAGAACTGGCGCGCCACCTTCATCCCGGCCATCGTCGTGCCGGTGGCACTGTTGGGCGGCACGGTGGGGCTCTATTTTCTTGGATACTCGATCAACGTGCTGACGCTCTTCGCGATGGTTCTGGCGATCGCCATCGTCGTCGATGACGCGATCGTCGTCGTCGAGAACGTCGAGCGCATCATGAGCGAGGAGGGGCTTGCCCCCCGCGAGGCGACCATCAAGGCGATGGGGCAGATCTTCGGCGCGATCATCGCCATCACCCTGGTGCTCTCGGCGGTGTTCGTGCCGATGGCCTTCTTCGGCGGCTCGACCGGCGCGATCTATCGCCAGTTCTCGGTGACCCTGGTGCTGACGATGCTCTTTTCCGCCTTGATGGCGATGACGCTCACGCCCGCCCTGTGCGCGACCCTGCTCAAGCACGAACGAGGCGAGGTGCTGCCCTCGCGCGGCTTCTTCGGCGGGTGGAACCGTTTCTTCGCCGCGACCGTGAGGCGCTATGTGGGCGCCATACGGCGCATGCTCGGCCGGCCCGGCCGCTGGCTCATCGTCTATGCGACGATTCTTGCCGCCGCCGGCTGGCTGTTCGCGAAGCTGCCTGGCAGCTTCCTGCCCTCCGAAGATCAAGGCTACTTCATCAACATCGTCCAGCTGCCGCCAGGCGCGACACGCGAGCGCACGCTCGAGGTGCTCTCGAGCGTCGAGCAATATTACCTCGCGCAGCCCGAGGTCGCGCATGTGATCGGGGTGGCCGGCTTTTCCTTCTTCGGCCGCGGCCAGAATGCAGCGATCGCCTTCGTGCGCCTGAAAGATTGGGACGGGCGGCCGGCCAAGGAAAGCGAAGCCGAATCCTTGGTGAGGAAGGCCAACATGACTTTCTTCCGCATCAAGCAGGCGATGATTTTCGCGATCAACGTGCCGCCGATTCCGGAACTGGCCGCGGTCGGCGGCTTCGATTTCCGCTTGCAGGATCGCGGTGGGTTGGGACGCGAAAAGCTTCTCGAAGCCCGTAACCTGGCCTTGGGCTTGGCGGGCCAGAATCCGGTGCTCTCGGGCGTGCGCCCCGAAGGGCAGGAGGCCGGGCCGCAGCTCTTCCTCGACATCGACCGCGTGAAGGCCAGCGCCTTGGGGGTGAATCTCGCCGATCTGAACGACAGCTTGCAAGCGACGCTCGGTCAGGCGTATCTCAACGATTTCGTGCGCCAGGGACGCATCCTGCGCGTGCAGATGCAGGCCGATGCCGGTTTGCGCCGCACGCCCGAGGACATCCTGCGCCTGCCGGTCAGGAACGCTCGCGGCGATATGATTCCGCTGGCCGAATTCGCGCAGGCGAAATGGGTGGTGGGTTCCCCGAAACTGGACCGCTACAACGGCTTGCCGGCGATGAAGATTGCTGGCGGCCCGGCACCGGGGCGCTCGACCGGCGAGGCGATGGCGGCGATGGAGGCGATCGCCAAGCAATTGCCTGCCGGGATCGGTTTCGAGTGGTCCGGCACTTCCTTCGAAGAGCGCCAATCCGGCGCACAGGCGCCATTCTTGTTCGGCGTCTCGCTGATCGTCGTCTTTCTTTGTCTTGCCGCGTTGTATGAGAGTTGGTCGGTACCCTTCGCGGTGATGCTCGTCGTGCCGCTCGGTATCTTCGGCGCGGTGCTGGCCGTCACCTTGCGTGGCTTGCCGAACGACGTCTATTTCAAGGTGGGGCTGATCGCGATCATCGGTCTTTCGGCCAAGAACGCGATCCTGATCATCGAGTTCGCGCGCAGGCTGCACGAAGAGGGTCGGGAATTGATCGAAGCGACGCTGGAAGCCTGCCGGCTGCGCTTCCGGCCGATCCTGATGACCTCGATCGCCTTCGTCTTCGGCGTGCTGCCGTTGGCAGTCTCCACCGGCGCGGGCGCCAACAGCCGCCATGCGATCGGCACCGGCGTGATGGGCGGCATGATCTCGGCCACAGTGCTCGCCGTGTTTTTGGTGCCGGTGTTCTTCGTCGTCGTGCGGCGCATCTTTCCCGGCCATTCCCGGCATCGTCAGGAGCCGCCCCATGAATAAGTCGCTGCCGCTTATCCTGCTCATCGCCGGCTGCTCATTCATCCCACCCCATGAGCGGCCGGCAGCGCCGGTGCCGCAAGCATGGCCATTGCCGAGTGCCGTCTCACCCGCGCCGGGTTTCAACGGCGACTGGCGCGCTTTCTTCACCGATCCGGCCTTGCAACGACTGATCGGCCTGGCGCTCGAACACAACCGCGATCTCATGATCGCCATCGCCCGTGTCGAGGAAGCGCGCGCGCAGGCAGGCTTGGCGCGCGCCG
This genomic interval from Sulfuricystis multivorans contains the following:
- a CDS encoding efflux RND transporter permease subunit, which encodes MLPRFFIDRPVFAWVIALVIIMGGLMSLRELPVASYPSVAPPALSITLNYPGASGQVVEETAVALIEQEMNGIDNLLYMESSSEQNRGTITLTFKAGTNLDLASVETQNRIKRAEARLPEEVRRLGVTVAKSARNFLMIISIFSPDKSLDNIALGSFAAANVLESIRRTPGVGEAILFGTEYSMRIWLKPDRLQAFNLTPADVARAVRAQNVQLATGELGAIPALPGQEIAAPIVMKSRLASPEEFGAIIVKSDARGALVRVKDVARVELGAEDYSVAARVDGQPNAAIAVRMAPGANALETAKAVRATMTNLAQYFPKGIDWLVPYDTSTFVEISIREVVKTLVEAMILVVLVMYLFLENWRATFIPAIVVPVALLGGTVGLYFLGYSINVLTLFAMVLAIAIVVDDAIVVVENVERIMSEEGLAPREATIKAMGQIFGAIIAITLVLSAVFVPMAFFGGSTGAIYRQFSVTLVLTMLFSALMAMTLTPALCATLLKHERGEVLPSRGFFGGWNRFFAATVRRYVGAIRRMLGRPGRWLIVYATILAAAGWLFAKLPGSFLPSEDQGYFINIVQLPPGATRERTLEVLSSVEQYYLAQPEVAHVIGVAGFSFFGRGQNAAIAFVRLKDWDGRPAKESEAESLVRKANMTFFRIKQAMIFAINVPPIPELAAVGGFDFRLQDRGGLGREKLLEARNLALGLAGQNPVLSGVRPEGQEAGPQLFLDIDRVKASALGVNLADLNDSLQATLGQAYLNDFVRQGRILRVQMQADAGLRRTPEDILRLPVRNARGDMIPLAEFAQAKWVVGSPKLDRYNGLPAMKIAGGPAPGRSTGEAMAAMEAIAKQLPAGIGFEWSGTSFEERQSGAQAPFLFGVSLIVVFLCLAALYESWSVPFAVMLVVPLGIFGAVLAVTLRGLPNDVYFKVGLIAIIGLSAKNAILIIEFARRLHEEGRELIEATLEACRLRFRPILMTSIAFVFGVLPLAVSTGAGANSRHAIGTGVMGGMISATVLAVFLVPVFFVVVRRIFPGHSRHRQEPPHE